A window from Vigna angularis cultivar LongXiaoDou No.4 chromosome 7, ASM1680809v1, whole genome shotgun sequence encodes these proteins:
- the LOC108336974 gene encoding rust resistance kinase Lr10-like translates to MFENIENYLERNQLAPIRYSYKEIKRMTKSFKEKLGEGGFGSVFKGKLRSGPSVAIKMLARSKGNGQDFINEVATIGRIHHQNVIQLIGFCVSGSKRTLVYELMSNGSLDKLIFSKEGSAQLSYEKIYNISVGVARGISYLHHGCEMKILHFDIKPHNILLDENFIPKISDFGLAKLYPVENSIVSVTAARGTIGYTTPELFYNNVGGISHKADVYSFGMLLMEMASKRKNLNPHADRSSQIYFPFWIYDRIREEEDIDIQDFTEEEKKIVKKMIIVALWCIQLKPNNRPSMNRVVEMLEGNIDDLEIPPKSTLYPDEMNIDDQTINSEYTNFDTFS, encoded by the coding sequence AtgtttgaaaatattgaaaattaccTTGAACGCAATCAGTTAGCACCTATCAGATACTCATACAAGGAAATTAAGAGGATgacaaaaagtttcaaagagaAGTTAGGTGAAGGAGGATTTGGCTCTGTGTTTAAGGGAAAGTTGCGCAGTGGACCTTCTGTGGCAATAAAAATGTTAGCCAGATCCAAAGGAAATGGACAAGATTTTATCAATGAAGTTGCAACCATTGGAAGAATACATCATCAAAATGTGATACAATTAATTGGATTTTGTGTTAGTGGCTCAAAgcgcactcttgtgtatgaatTGATGTCCAATGGTTCTCTTGataaacttatattttcaaaagaaggaAGTGCACAATTAAGCTATGAAAAGATATACAATATATCAGTTGGAGTGGCTCGTGGGATTTCTTATCTTCATCATGGATGTGAGATGAAGATTTTGCATTTTGATATCAAACCACATAACATCTTACTAGATGAAAACTTTATCCCAAAGATTTCCGACTTTGGATTGGCAAAGTTATATCCAGTAGAAAATAGCATTGTCTCAGTGACTGCAGCAAGAGGAACCATTGGATATACGACACCAGAATTGTTCTACAATAATGTTGGAGGAATTTCCCATAAGGCTGATGTTTATAGCTTTGGAATGCTTTTGATGGAGATGGCAAGCAAGAGGAAGAACCTAAATCCCCATGCGGATAGATCAAGTCAAATTTACTTTCCATTTTGGATCTATGATCGTATTAGAGAAGAGGAAGATATAGATATACAAGATTTCActgaagaggaaaagaaaatagtaaagaAGATGATCATAGTTGCACTTTGGTGTATACAATTGAAACCAAATAATCGTCCCTCAATGAATAGAGTGGTAGAAATGCTTGAAGGAAATATTGACGACCTGGAAATACCTCCAAAATCTACTTTATATCCTGATGAAATGAATATAGATGATCAAACAATAAACTCAGAGTACACAAACTTCGACACATTCTCTTAA